The following is a genomic window from Anaerolineales bacterium.
TAAACACTTTTCTGCAACTTCTCGATAACTTTATGTCTGATAGTATTTTAATAGCTGCCACTAATCACGAAACTCTTCTTGACAGGGCTATTTGGAGGAGGTTTGACGAGATCGTATACTTTAATAAGCCCGAACCAGATGAAATCAGGAAACTTGTAGCAATGAGACTGAGGGGATTTCCGCATTCTGGTTTAAATATTGATAGTTTTATCAGTTCTATGCATGGCTGGTCACATGCAGATATAGAGAGGGCAACGATTGATGCTATAAAAATGGTGATAATTGCTGGAGAATCAGAGGTCACCAATGTGTTTTTTCGCAAAGCGGTGGAGATGCAAAAAAACCGAATGGGTGTAATACTTCAAAATTCTTGAATTCCTTTTTGGGGATAGTAATGGCAGACTCAAATCAGCACCAGCATTTAAATTTCGAAAAACTGAATATTGAGCGTCCCAGAAGAAAAATTGGAGGGCCGGGTTCTAGACCCCGTCGGGACAATAGACAACATGGTAAAGAAATTCTTGAGAGCATTAATCTTCTGAAACAAGACTTTGAATCCCAACATCGTGAACTACCACCAAGATTTGATCCAGCGATGATATTTGCCCTTAAATTGGAGGGAAGCATTGACGAAATCGAATTAAAGCGAACCAGTTTAACTGTACTGGCAGAAGAACCAGGTGGAGTTGTTGTATTGTTTTCTCCCGACCAGCTGTCTGGGTTTCAATCGAAAATCGAATCATATAGTGGAGAAATACCGCCGAATCAAAAAAACCCTAGCTACAATTGGGTTGCGTCTGTAACCACAGATATGCATTTATGGGGAGCGCAAGATCGTATGGGGACAAAACTTGAGAAAAGGGAAATCGTTGATCATTTGGAATATATTGTTGATGTAGAAATATGGGTCTATGGCAGCGTAGAAGAGCAACATAGTCGGCGTCTTCAGCTCACTAACTTTGTTATTGAAAATAACGGACGCATTCTTGATAACTTCGAAAATGAATTTGTGAGCTTGTCGCGGATTAGCGTACACGGTGAAAGCCTTAAAAGACTATTAGGGATCGATATTGTTCAAAGAATAGAACTTCCTCCTGAACCTTCGGTTCTTGTAAGTGAGCAGATAGGAACTTCAATTGATGCATTAGAAATCCTGGGCCCTCCACCGGAAGGAAGTCCAGGTGTGTGCATAATTGATAGTGGTGTTGTCTCCAGCCATCCGTTGCTTGCTCAAGCAATTGGGGATGTCCGAGCAATTCCCGCTAGGTTTGGAGACGGGGTTGATGATAATGGGCATGGAACAAAGGTGTCTGGCTTAGTTCTTTGTGGCGATGTAAGCAAGGCAATAAGTGCTGGGAGCTTTGAGCCACAGATATTCATCTATTGTGTCAAGGTTACGAACAAAGACAATAGATTTGACGATGAGCGATTGATCGTAAACCAAATGGCTGATGCAATTCGAACTTTGCACGGGGAATACAACTGCCGGGTATTTAATATTTCTCTGGGCGATGAAGAGCAGATATACATGGGGGGAAGACCTTCTTCATGGGCTTATATTCTTGATGTACTTGCACGGGATTTGGACATAGTCATTGTGGTCTCTAGTGGAAATCAAACCACGGTTCAAGGCGTCACTGGCCCTGACGCAAATATGATAATATCTCGATATCCAGATCACTTACTGGATGACGAATCGAGAATAATTGAACCTGCCACAGCTGTTAATGCATTGACGGTGGGGAGTTTAGTTAATTCAGAGAATAGCTATCATGCTGTAGCAAATGGAAATGACCCTGGATTTAGGGTTTTTGCCCCACTACATTTCCCCTCCCCCTTTACTAGAGTTGGCCCGGGAGTAAACGGCTCGATAAAACCAGATGTTGTTGAAGAGGGTGGCAGTTTTATTTGGTCGCGATATGTGGATGGCTTTACTAATGATCCTGAGCAAGAAATTGTTTCAACTAACCATGAATTCTTGCAACGCTTGTTTACCTTTGATAAGGGTACAAGTTATGCTGCAGCCAAAGTTTCCCATCTTGCCGGCCTGCTATTAAGGGAGTATCCCCATAGTTCGGCTAATTTGATTAGAGCTTTGATTGGTGCCTCTTCGGAAATCCCTGCGACGTTCAATCGGCGTTATAACTTGCCTGAACTACTTCGGATGGTGGGCTATGGGCGACCAGACCCCAAGAAGGCATTGTATTCAAGTGATCAAAGAGTAACTTTGGTTGCTGAAGATGAAATTGGAATAGACAAACTCCATCTTTACGAAGTACCGATACCTGAAGAATTTTCCTCAGGTGCAGGAAGGCGGAGGATAAGCGTAACTCTGGCTTATGATCCACCAGTCAGAACAACTAGACTTGAATATTTGGGGTGTTTCATGGAATTTAATCTTTTTAGGGGGCTTACTATTGATCAAATTGTTGATTGGTACGCTGAAAGGCCCCAAGGCTTTCAGCCAGAACAATTCGGCAAGGCACATGCATGTCCAATGGAGCCAAGGGTGCGATTGAGAAGCAAAGGCACTTTGCAGAAAGGATATTTTGAGTTTTCTCGGAATAGAGCGCTTCAGGAATATCAGGGTGATACGCTTCACCTTTTGATAAAGTGCAAATCCGGCTGGGCCACTGAGGATAATCTTGCTACCCAGCGTTATGCCCTAGCGATAACTATGGAACATCTAGAGGAAGACATTGCTATTTACAATAGAGTTCAACAACGCTTGCAACAACAAGTTCGTGTTCGGGCCACTGCAGCCTAGCATGGAAATAGCTGCTCTCCCTCGCAGAATGGCTGGTTACTGGGCTGTAACTTTGTGTCAATTCCCCTGGACGAAACGGGTGCGTTGGTAGTGTTTAGCTAGCCACCTGCGTCCGAAAGATGCTTTCCGAGGTGGCCCAAACTCTAACGTTCCGCCTATATATAATCCATCGAAACCTGTTACACTCTCATTGTTAGTTAGCAGTGGCAGTTTTCAAACTGGGGGCATTTGCTTCAAATTGGAACTCCTGTGTAACTGAAAAAACGCAAGAAAGGAGTTCCTAATCATGGCAGACAGAATCCAAGGCACCGTCAAATGGTTTAACGGCGAAAAGGGTTTCGGTTTCATTGCTCGCGATGGTGGTGAAGATGTCTTTGTACACTTCAGCGCGATCAGCGGCGATGGCTTCCGCAACCTGCAAGAGGGCCAGAAGGTAGAATTTACCGTCACCCAGGGCCAAAAAGGCCCCCAAGCCCAAGACGTAACGCCCGTAATCTAGGCGTTGGCGTAAGAGCCAAACCAAAACGGCCCGCAGCAATGCGGGCCGTTTTCTTTACTCATTGAGTCCGTCGAGTTATCCCTGGCTAAACGCCAAATACAGCAGTCCCAGGCCAAACAGCAGCAGGATCAGCAATACGCCCGTCTTGCGGCGCAACTGGCCCTCCAGCACCAACAGGGCCGCCTGGCTGAGGAAGAACAAGCCGCCCAGCCCCAGGGCCAGCGGGTTGTAGCCCGCCTCTTCCTGGCCGAACAGGTCGCCCAGGAACATCGACAGCCCTATCGGGATCAGCAAGGCCAATGAAAACACCCGCCAGCGCGGCAGGCCCGGCGTGGCCAGCATCTCGGTCAGACGTTCAAAGATCTTCATAGCTACCGTCGAAAAGAATTATACAAGGCCGTCCGATAGCTACCCCTGACAGCTTGCGGCTAAGAGCCAATCGCTAATAGCTTTTTGTGGCATAATGCGCCCACAGGCTGAGACGAAAACGAGTACGCCCGTCACGGCTGGCAAGCGACCCCGGGAGAGTGAGAGCCGGGGCAGTCCAGCGGGCCGAAGATCCTTTCCGAGCCTAGACCTGAACGGCCACCGGCCTAGTAAGCGATACGGCCCGCCCACCGTTACCGGGCGCGGAGATGTATGCTCAGCTTGCTGATCGTAGTCTTCGACAGAGTGCTACGCCAAGCGTAGAATGCAGGTGGTACCGCGGGAGCAAAACTCTCGTCCTGCACACTGAATTCAGTGTGCAGGACGAGAGTTTTGCTTTAGCGCCTAGCTTTTAGTGAATAGCTAGTGGCTAACAGCTGCACTTATAGCGTATGGCTTATGGCTTAGCCAAACAAGGAGCAACACAACATGGCATTTCGCGAAGTACCCAACAAACTCGACTTCATTGCGATGGAGCATTCCATCCTCAAATTCTGGGACGAGACCCAGGCGCTGGCCAAGCTGCGCAGTCTGCGCCTGGGCGCGCCCAAGTGGAGCTTTGTTGACGGCCCCATCACCGCCAACAACCCGATGGGCGTGCACCATGGCTGGGGCCGCACCTACAAAGACCTCTACAATCGCTATTACGCCATGCAAGGCCGCGAACTGCGCTACCAGCAGGGCTTCGACTGCCAGGGCCTGTGGGTCGAGGTCGAGGTGGAAAAGGAGCTCAACTTCGCCAGCAAACGCGACATCGAAGCCTACGGTCTGGCCAGCTTCGTGCTGCGCTGCAAAGAGCGCGTGCTGCGCTATGCCGCGGTGCAGACCGAGCAGTCCATCCGCCTGGGCTACTGGATGGAGTGGGACTCGCCAGACCAACTGCGCTGGCTGGGCGAGCAGTTGGCCGCCAACCCCGGGCAGGTCATCGAATATCAAGGGCCGGCCGGCATCGCCGAAGGCACCGCCGAGCAGATCGTCGGCCGCCTGGGCATGCCCGAGCTGGGCGGCAGCTACTTCACCTTCAGCGACGAGAACAACTACATCATCTGGGCCTTCCTCAAGAAATGCTGGGAGAAGGGCTGGCTCTACCGTGGGGCCGACTCGATGCCCTGGTGCCCGCGCTGCGCCACCGGTATCAGCCAGCACGAGATCGAGTCGGATGGCTACAAAGAAGTCACCCACCGCACCGTCACCCTGCGCTTCCCGCTGCGCGGCCGCCAGAACGAAAGCCTGCTGATCTGGACCACCACACCCTGGACGCTGCCCAGCAACGTGGCCGCCGCCGTCGGCCCTGACCTGACCTACGCCAAAGTGCGCCAGGGCGAGCAGGTGTACTACCTCTCCAAGGGTACGCTGGGCATGCTGCAGGGCGAGCACGAACTGCTGGCCGAGCTGCAGGGCCGCGAGATGGAAGGCTGGGCCTATGACGGCCCCTTCGACGAGCTCGCCCCGGCCCAGGCTGAGGGCGGCTTCACCGAAGTGGCCGAGATCAAAGAAGGCATCAGCCAGAACGCGGCCCAGGCCCACCGCGTCATCCTCTGGGATGGAGTGGGGGAAGAAGAAGGCACCGGCATCGTGCACATCGCCCCCGGCTGCGGCGCCGACGACTACCGCCTGGGCCGCGAGCAGCAGCTGCCCGTCGTGGTCTGCATCGACGACGAGGGCCGCTTCCTGCCCGGCACTGCCGATTGGCTGCAGGGCAAAGACGTCAACGAAGCCCGCCAGCCCATCCTCGACGCGCTGGAGCGCAAGGGCATCCTCTACCACACCAGCGACTACACCCACCGCTATCCCACCTGCTGGCGCTGCAAGACCGAGCTGGTCTGGCGCGTGGTGGACGAATGGTTCATCAGCATGGGCCAGACGTACGACAAGCCCCGCCAGGATCTGACCCAGGCCGAGAAAGACGCCAGCCTGCGTTATCAGATCATGGACGTCGTCGACCAGATCCGCTGGGTGCCGGAGTTCGGCCACGCCCGAGAGATGGATTGGCTGCGCAACATGCACGACTGGATGATCAGCAAGAAGCGCTACTGGGGTCTGGCGCTGCCCATCTGGGTCTGTGACGATTGCAGCCAGCACACCGTGTTGGGCAGCAACACCGAACTGCACGAACGCGCCGTGGCGGGCTGGGATGAATTCGCCGGCCACACCCCGCACCGCCCTTACATCGACGCGGTCAAGTTAGCCTGCGAGCATTGCGGCGGCCAAATGAGCCGCATCCCCGATGTGGGCAACCCCTGGCTGGACGCCGGTGTGGTGCCCTTCAGCACCCTGCGCTACCGCCAGGAACCGGACTATTGGAACAAATGGTTCCCCGCCGATTGGATCAGCGAAAGCTTCCCCGGCCAGTTCCGCAATTGGTTTTACAGCCTCTTGGCCATGGGTACCGTGCTGGCCGAGACCGCGCCTTTCCTCAACCTGTTCAGCTATTCCACTCTGTTGGATGAGCAGGGCAAGCCCATGCATAAAAGCGCCGGCAACTCCATTGAATTCAACGAAGCCGCCGACAAGATGGGCGTGGATGTGATGCGCTGGATGTACGCCGCACAAAAGCCGGAGAACAACCTGCTCTTCGGCTACAACAAGGCCGACGATGTGCGCCGCCGCTTCCTCATCCCGCTGTGGAATGTCTACAGCTTCTTCGCCACCTACGCCCGCTTGGACGGCTGGACGCCGGACGCCGCCGCTTTTGACGCGGATCACCCCGAAGGCGCCACGCCCCAGTCCGAGAATCCGCTCGACCGCTGGATCCTGGCGCGCCTCAACCAGACCGTCACTCAGGTCAGCCATTCGCTGGACAATTGGGACGCTTTCGCCAGCACGCTGGCCGTCGAAGCCTTGATCGATGACCTGACCAACTGGTATGTGCGCCGCAGCCGGCGCCGCTTCTGGCGCAGTGAGCAGGACGCCGACAAGGGCCAGGCCTACGCCACGCTGTACCATGTGCTGGTCAAGCTGGTGCGCCTGATCGCCCCGCTTACGCCCTTCGTCACCGAGGAGATCTATCAGAATCTGGTTGTCAACCAGAATGCGGATGCGCACTCCAGTGTCCACATGACGCGTTGGCCCCTGGCCGACCCGGCCGCGCAGGATGACGCCCTGGTGGCGCAGATGGGTCTGGCCCGCCAAGTGGCCAGCCTGGGCCTCAGCGCCCGCGGCAATGCGAATCTTAAAGTCCGCCAGCCGCTGGCCGCCGTGCGTGTGCACGCCGGCGGGGCGGCCAGCAGCCTGCCGGACTACCTGACCGAAATCGTCCAGGACGAGCTCAACGTCAAAGCCTTGCTCTTCGTCCAGGACGCCGGCGAACTGGTGACCTATCGCCTGCAGCCGGACAACGTCAAGCTCGGCCCGCGCTTTGGCGCCGATTTCCCAGCACTGCGCAAGGCCCTCGAAGCGTTGGATCCGGCGGGGGTCAAAGCCCAGCTCGACCGCGGCGAAAGCGTGGAAGTGCATCTGGGCGGCCAGGCGCACGCGTTGGCCGCCGACGAGATCTTGGTCAGCAGCCAGCCGGCCGAAGGCCTGGCGGTGGCGGCCGACAAAGGCGTCACCGTCGGCCTGGACACCGCGCTGACGCCGGAGCTCAAGGCCGAAGGCACCGCCCGCGAGATCGTGCGCCGCATCCAGGACATGCGCAAGAAGGCCGGCTTCAACATCGAAGACCGCATCCACACCAGCTACCAGGCCGCCGGCCCTCTCGCCGCCGTCCTGACCGACTGGGCCGACTACATTAAAGCCGAAACGCTCAGCGAGCAGCTGAGCGAGGACACCCCAGCGGCCGACGCCTACAGCGAGGAGCACAAGCTGGATGGCGAAGTTGTCACCTTAGCCGTCTTTCGTAGTTGACCACAACGTAAGAAGGACTCTGCCCCTTGCCTCCTTTATAATCATGTGACCCTTCCGATTGGCGGTGAGTTATGCGAAAAACAAAACGATTTTTGTGGTTAGTGGGTCTGTTGATGTTTTTGCTAGTGGGATGCGCTTCCACTACAGTCGAACCCACTATAGAAGTTACACCCTTTACCGGCGCAGCTTTAGTGCCTACGAACACCGAAACCGCTGTACCCACCGCGACACGGATTCCCCCGACGGCAACAGTAGCCCCTCCTGATATCCTGTCTTCATTCTTGGAGAATATAGAAGTTGTTGCCTTTTATGATTTTAATAGAAATGATGGTTGGGATGTACACTGTGCTTGTGTTTTCAGTGGCGGAGAATTTGTGATGAATTCACGTAACTGGAATGCTGCCGTTTGGCGCAAGAACAGCATAGCGGCTGGAGAAGGAATTGTCCTTGACTTCGTCTTTTCAGAAAAGGTTCAATTTGAAGTTCTATTTGATATTGGTGAATGGGATACAAATCAGTATCGGCGTTTTGGAATCTATATAAATGACAATGTTGCTGGCGCGAACCTGTGGGCAGGCACTCAGTTGTTTCATGGTCGCTTAGGTGGAAACTTCTCTCTTAAACCTGGCACTCAATATTCGATGACTATGGCAGTAATAGAAGGCGGCGAATTTCTTGCTGTGATTTGGGACCCAACTGACCCCACAAAATTTATCAGTACTCATGAGCGTATTGGGGAAAGTTGGGCTGGTAGAGATTGGAAATTTTCTATTGGCGGGAATCAGGGACGAGTGAACGTCGATAATCTGCGAATGATTTCCTTTGGGGATAACTAGGTGTTGATGTTAGTTTCTAACTAACTTCATTCACCCAACCCACCACTGTCTCCACCCAATCCTCATTCGTATTCAAACACGGCACCAGGGTTAACGCCTCGCCGCCGGCTTCCAGGAACGTCTCCCGCCCGCGCAGGCCAATCTCCTCCAGTGTCTCCACGCAGTCGGCCACGAAGGCCGGGCAGATCACAGCCAGGCGCTTCACGCCGCTGTGCGCCAGCCGGGTGAGCTGCTCCACAGTGAACGGCCGCATCCAGGTATCCGGCCCCAGCCGGGACTGAAACCCCACCGAATAGTCCTCCACCTCCAGCCCCAACGCGCCGGCGACCGCCTCGGTGGTCGCCAGCGACTGGTGGCGGTAGCAGGTGGCATGGGCCGGCGAAGGCTGGCTGCAGCAGTCCGGACTGCTCAGGCAGTGGCCCCCGGTGGGGTCGCTTTTGCGCAGGTGGCGTTCCGGCACACCGTGGTAACTAAACAGCAGATGGTCATGGCCCTCCACATAGGGCCTGGCGCTTTCCACCAGTGCGCCGATGTAGCGCGGGTCGTTGTAAAAGGGTGGGTGGGTCTCCAACGTCATCCCTGGGTGCAGTTCCGCCAGGCGCTCGGCGGTTTCCACGATGCAAGTCTCCACCGTCGGCATGGCGAACTGCGGATACAGCGGGATGGCGTAGATCTGCTCGGCCCCCGCATCCAACAGTTCACGCAGCGCGCCGCGAATGGATGGGTTGCCGTAGCGCATCCCCAGCGCCACGGGCAGCTGGGTGCGCGCCTGCACTTGCTCGCGCAGCCGCTGACTGATTACTACCAACGGCGAGCCCTCGGGCCACCAAATGGATTGATACGCTTCTGCCGAACTGTAGGGTCGCTTGGGCAGAATGAACAGGCTGACTGCCATGCGCCGGATCGGGTATGGATAATCCAGCACGCGTTCATCCATCAGAAATTCTTCCAAATAGGGGCGCACATCCTCGGGTGTCGGACTGTCCGGCGATCCCAGGTTGATCAACAAAATACCTTTTTGCGTCATTCCATAGCCTCGGCGGCACATCCTAACGGCCGCCGCACGACCTGACCAGCCAACTTTGCGACCTTTGCTAGGTTTGCATAACTTGCAACAAAAAAGCGGCGCACCAACTGGTGCGCCGCTTGGGTTGTGCATCTTACGCCGAGGAGTCTTTGCCCCGGCCCCAGAACAAGCCTTCGATGAAGCGCCAGATGCGCCGCAAGAACGAGCGCAGGCGAGCGCGACGGCGGTAGCCGCGCACTTGGATCGGCTTGGCTTCTTCGAACGGCCCGGTCCAGCGGATCGCCAGCGAGCCCCAGGTCAGCCCGGCGCCAAAACCCACCATCACGGTATTGTCGCCGCTGTTCAGCATGCCTTGCTCCACCGCTTCGCACACCGCAATCGGGATCGAGGCGGTGGAGGTGTTGCCGTACTTCTGCACGTTCACGGCAAAGCGTTCCATCGGCAGCTTCAGTCCGCGCGCCGCGGCTTGAATGATGCGGAAGTTGGCCTGGTGCGGCACGATCAGGGCCACATCGTCCATCTCCAGGCCGGCTTTGTCCATCGCCTCGCGTGAGGCGGCTGCCATTACGCGGGTCGCAAAGCGGAAGACTTCATTGCCGTTCATATGGATGAAGTGCAGGCCATCCAGCACGGTCTGTGTGCTGGCCGGGTTCACACTGCCGCCGCCGGGGATCGACAGCAGGTTGCCGCCGGAGCCATCCGAACGCATCACCGCCGAAAGCACGCCGCCCGGTTCCTCGGCGGCCTGCAGCACAAAAGCGCCGGCCCCGTCGCCGAACAGGATGCAGGTGCTGCGGTCGGTCCAATCGACAATGCGCGACAAGGTCTCCGAGCCGATCACCAGGGCGCTCTTGATCTGCCCGCTGCGGATGGCTTGGGTGGCCATGTTGAGCGCATAGATAAACCCGGTGCAGGCCGCCGAAAGGTCGAAAGCGCCGGCCTTCTCCGCGCCCAGCCGGTCTTGCACTACGCTGGCCGTGGAAGGGAATACGTATTCCGGCGACGAAGTCGCCACGACGATCAGGTCCAGTTCGGTGGGGGGCAGCTTGGCCATGCGCAGCGCATTCGTGGCCGCTTCCACGGCCAATGAGGCGGTGGTGTCGCTCTTGCTGGCGATGTGGCGCTGCTCAATGCCGGTGCGTTCGCGGATCCACTCATCGTTGGTATCCACCATTTCGGCCAGGTCATTGTTGGTCAGAATTTTCTTGGGGACATGCATGCCCCAGCCTGTGATGTGTGCGTAAGTCATTTAGTCCGCCTGTGCCTGATAGCGGCCCACAATCACAGTGGCGTTGTGCCCCCCAAAGCCGAAGGAGTTGGACATGCATATATCAATTTCGGCTGCGCGGGCCTGGTTGGGTACCACGTCCAGGTCGCACAGCGGGTCAGGTGTCTCGTAGTTGATCGTCGGCGGCAGCATGCCATCGCGGATGGCCAGCAGACAGAACATCGCCTCGATCGCGCCGGCGGCGCCGATCATGTGCCCGGTCATCGACTTGGTCGAGGAAACCGGGATCTTGTAGGCGTGCTCGCCGAAAGTGGTCTTGATGGCGGCTGTCTCGCTTTTGTCGTTGAGCGGCGTGCTGGTGCCGTGGGCGTTGATGTAGTCGATCTGTTCCGGCTTCAGGCCGGCGTCGTCCAGCGCCATGCGCATGCAGTCCACCGCGCCGCGGCCGTTCTCGGCAGGAGCCGAGATATGGAAGGCGTCGTTGGTGCTTCCGTAACCCAGAATTTCGCCGTAGATCTTGGCGCCGCGCGCCTGGGCGTGCTCCAGCGATTCCAGCATCAGCACCGCCGCGCCTTCGCCCATCAGGAAACCGTCGCGGTTGGCGTCAAAGGGCCGGGAGGCGCCCTGGGGGTTGTCGTTGTTGCCGGTCAGGGCGGTCATATTGCCCAGCCCGGCCATGGCCAGGTCATTCACCGAAGCTTCAGAGCCGCCGGCCAGCATCACATCAGCCTGGCCGCGGCGAATGACTTCAGCCGCCTCGCCCAGAGCGTTGCCGCCTGTGGCGCAGGCGGTGGAAATGGCCCAGTTGGGGCCTTGGATCTGCAACTCGATGGCGATCAAGCCGCCCGCCGAGTCGGGGATCATCATCGGCACCAGGAAGGGGCTCACACGGTCGGGGCCGCTTTTCATAAAGACCTTGACCTGTTCGATCAGGCTCGTGGAGCCGCCAATGCCGCTGCCCACCAGGCAGCCCACCCGCAGGCGGTTGCTGTCGGTCACTTGCAGGCCGCTGTCTTGCATGGCTTCCTGCGCCGCGGCCATCGCCAGCTGCGCAAAGCGGTCCATGCGGCGCGCCTCACGGTGCCCGAACAGCGCCGCCGCATCAAAACCCTTGACTTCAGCGGCCACGCGGCTTTTGTGCAGGGTCGGATCGATCAGCGTGATCGGGCCTCCGCCAGGCGTGCCAGCCAAGATTGCGGCCCAGGTGCTTTCAACAGTATGGCCGAGAGGGCTGACACAGCCCAGGCCGGTGATGACGACTCGTTTTTTCATTGTGTGTATAGATCTCGCTTCTCACGGTTATAACACGGGGAGGGTGGATACGATGCGGAATAGCTGTAAGCGCTAAGCCGTAAGCTATAGCACTTCGGCGTTCTGAAATCGAACTTCTAACTTGCTGTTGCAGTTCCTGATTTGAGGCTCATGCTGATTAATCCCCTGGTCCCAGCACCCACTCGATGGGCAGCGAGACACACTGGCCGCAGCCGATCGCTGGCTCGGCCACTGGGCATTCACATTTGTGGCAATACGCGCTGACCTGCACTTCAGGGCGCAGGAAGAACAGCGGTTTGTTCACTTTGGGGGAGAGCTGCTGGTGTTCGCAGGCATTGGCTTGCAAAATGTCCGGCACCGGGCAGGTCTCACATAGGCGCGGTTCCCAGGTTTGCCCGGCGGCCTCCAGCAGCCGGCAGCGCTCTACGTGGCGACCACGGAAATAGTCCCCAAAGAAGTGGCGGCACTCTCTGCCAGCAGGAGTCTGCATGCGAGAATTATAGCTCTATGGAAGAATCGTCATTGCGAGGAGCCCGGCAACGCCAGGAGCGACGAAGCAATCTGTTTTGCTGAATGGCTACTTCGCTTGGAGATTGCTTCGCTCGACCTGTTGCGCAGCGTAAAGCTGGCAATACCGGCGCGAATATCTACGCCCGGGTGACGTATTCCCCCGTGCGGGTGTCCACACGGATTATGTCGCCTTGATTGATGAAGGCGGGCACCTGCACTTGCAGGCCGGTCTCGGTGGTCACCAGTTTGTTCACGCCGGTGGCCGTGTCGCCGCGCACGGCAGTTTCCGCCTGGGTCACTTGCAGGTCCACGGTAGTGGGCAGTTCCACATCCAGCGCTTCGCCCTGGTAAAAGGTCAGCTTCACGTCCAAGCCTTCTTTCAAATAACCCACCACATCCCCCAGGGTTTCCTCAGTGAGGGCCGGCTGCTCAAAAGTTTCCTGGTCCATGAAGATGTAGTCTTCGCCGTCTTTGTACAGGTATTGGACTGTGTGGTAATCCAGGCGCACATCCTGCACGCGCATCCCGGAATTGAAGGTCTTGTCGGTGATCGACCCGCTGCGCAGGTCACGGGCTTTGATGCGGATGGTGGCGCTGCCACGCCCGGGCTTGCTGTGAGAATAATCCAGCACCTTGTACAGGTTGCCGTCTTGCTCAAAGGTGGTGCCTTTGCGCAAATCGTTTACATCGATCATTAGAGCTCCTCATTGGGCCCAGAGAAAACGGGCGGGCGGGATTATAACCCTAAACAATTCGCTTAGGTGGGCGCAACCTTCCTTAATGGTACACTTCCGCGCATGATGGCCAACACCCCCCGCAAGGTGGTCTGCGTCGAGGATGAAGTCGAAATGATCGATCTCATTCGCCTCATTCTCAGCCGCCGCGGTTTCGAGGTGATTGGCGCCAATGGCGGGCGGGAAGGATTGGAGATCATTCGGGCGGAATTGCCCGACCTGGTCTTGCTGGACCTGATGATGCCCGATGTGGACGGTTGGCAGGTCTACCAGCAGCTCAAAGCCGACCCGGCCACGGCGGAGATCCCCGTGATTGTCGTCACGGCCAAAGCCCAAAACATCGACAAAGTGCTGGGCCTGCACATCGCCAAGGTGGACGACTACATCCCCAAGCCCTTCAGCTTGCAAGAATTGGTTGACCGGGTGGAAGCGGTGCTCAAGCGCCGCGACCAGGCCCGCGCCGCTTAGTGTCACCCTTATGCGCCGGGTTCAAGTCCTCAACCGCAACCGCGCCCTCCAGCTGCCCCTCGAAGTAGACTATTGCGCTTCATTCTTGTGCAAACTGCGCGGCCTGTCCTGGCGGCGGCACTTGGCGCCTGGACATGGCTTGCTGATGGCCGAGGCGGGCGAAAGCCGCCTGAACACCGCCATTCACATGCTGGGCATGGCTTTCGACCTGAGCATCATCTGGCTGGACAGTGACTTGCGTGTGGTGGATGTGCGCCCGGCCTGGCGCTG
Proteins encoded in this region:
- a CDS encoding S8 family peptidase, which codes for MADSNQHQHLNFEKLNIERPRRKIGGPGSRPRRDNRQHGKEILESINLLKQDFESQHRELPPRFDPAMIFALKLEGSIDEIELKRTSLTVLAEEPGGVVVLFSPDQLSGFQSKIESYSGEIPPNQKNPSYNWVASVTTDMHLWGAQDRMGTKLEKREIVDHLEYIVDVEIWVYGSVEEQHSRRLQLTNFVIENNGRILDNFENEFVSLSRISVHGESLKRLLGIDIVQRIELPPEPSVLVSEQIGTSIDALEILGPPPEGSPGVCIIDSGVVSSHPLLAQAIGDVRAIPARFGDGVDDNGHGTKVSGLVLCGDVSKAISAGSFEPQIFIYCVKVTNKDNRFDDERLIVNQMADAIRTLHGEYNCRVFNISLGDEEQIYMGGRPSSWAYILDVLARDLDIVIVVSSGNQTTVQGVTGPDANMIISRYPDHLLDDESRIIEPATAVNALTVGSLVNSENSYHAVANGNDPGFRVFAPLHFPSPFTRVGPGVNGSIKPDVVEEGGSFIWSRYVDGFTNDPEQEIVSTNHEFLQRLFTFDKGTSYAAAKVSHLAGLLLREYPHSSANLIRALIGASSEIPATFNRRYNLPELLRMVGYGRPDPKKALYSSDQRVTLVAEDEIGIDKLHLYEVPIPEEFSSGAGRRRISVTLAYDPPVRTTRLEYLGCFMEFNLFRGLTIDQIVDWYAERPQGFQPEQFGKAHACPMEPRVRLRSKGTLQKGYFEFSRNRALQEYQGDTLHLLIKCKSGWATEDNLATQRYALAITMEHLEEDIAIYNRVQQRLQQQVRVRATAA
- a CDS encoding cold shock domain-containing protein — its product is MADRIQGTVKWFNGEKGFGFIARDGGEDVFVHFSAISGDGFRNLQEGQKVEFTVTQGQKGPQAQDVTPVI
- a CDS encoding class I tRNA ligase family protein; translated protein: MAFREVPNKLDFIAMEHSILKFWDETQALAKLRSLRLGAPKWSFVDGPITANNPMGVHHGWGRTYKDLYNRYYAMQGRELRYQQGFDCQGLWVEVEVEKELNFASKRDIEAYGLASFVLRCKERVLRYAAVQTEQSIRLGYWMEWDSPDQLRWLGEQLAANPGQVIEYQGPAGIAEGTAEQIVGRLGMPELGGSYFTFSDENNYIIWAFLKKCWEKGWLYRGADSMPWCPRCATGISQHEIESDGYKEVTHRTVTLRFPLRGRQNESLLIWTTTPWTLPSNVAAAVGPDLTYAKVRQGEQVYYLSKGTLGMLQGEHELLAELQGREMEGWAYDGPFDELAPAQAEGGFTEVAEIKEGISQNAAQAHRVILWDGVGEEEGTGIVHIAPGCGADDYRLGREQQLPVVVCIDDEGRFLPGTADWLQGKDVNEARQPILDALERKGILYHTSDYTHRYPTCWRCKTELVWRVVDEWFISMGQTYDKPRQDLTQAEKDASLRYQIMDVVDQIRWVPEFGHAREMDWLRNMHDWMISKKRYWGLALPIWVCDDCSQHTVLGSNTELHERAVAGWDEFAGHTPHRPYIDAVKLACEHCGGQMSRIPDVGNPWLDAGVVPFSTLRYRQEPDYWNKWFPADWISESFPGQFRNWFYSLLAMGTVLAETAPFLNLFSYSTLLDEQGKPMHKSAGNSIEFNEAADKMGVDVMRWMYAAQKPENNLLFGYNKADDVRRRFLIPLWNVYSFFATYARLDGWTPDAAAFDADHPEGATPQSENPLDRWILARLNQTVTQVSHSLDNWDAFASTLAVEALIDDLTNWYVRRSRRRFWRSEQDADKGQAYATLYHVLVKLVRLIAPLTPFVTEEIYQNLVVNQNADAHSSVHMTRWPLADPAAQDDALVAQMGLARQVASLGLSARGNANLKVRQPLAAVRVHAGGAASSLPDYLTEIVQDELNVKALLFVQDAGELVTYRLQPDNVKLGPRFGADFPALRKALEALDPAGVKAQLDRGESVEVHLGGQAHALAADEILVSSQPAEGLAVAADKGVTVGLDTALTPELKAEGTAREIVRRIQDMRKKAGFNIEDRIHTSYQAAGPLAAVLTDWADYIKAETLSEQLSEDTPAADAYSEEHKLDGEVVTLAVFRS